Part of the Xiphophorus maculatus strain JP 163 A chromosome 3, X_maculatus-5.0-male, whole genome shotgun sequence genome, tgtatgacctttgttcacctctaaagagcccgacgggtttgaaatgtaatttggctccactgcgccccctaagttaatacatgggctgtatctctcCTCGACGCAtagaccgatctgcgccagatttttcgacagtcgtcggggagcgccgccgaacgcattcacgcctgtcgcccggtggacgggtggggaaaatgcgcgacagattctgcggcggctagcgggcggcgatgctggaaactgcggcagagcttccgcggtggggagcgggctgcgactctggaaaacgcgcgagagcttctgcggtggccggaacccccgcggtggccaataggccggagcggcgcttgctgcgagggccgcccgaggctgcttgcagctttaattaggcccgagcagcaaagcgctgcgaaggcctattgtatctgtactgtttattattattattacgattcttcccacctcttcgtgtgcctttttgggggctttatcatattcaaaaactcaccaaacttggcggtggcgactagaaaatttaaaaattttgaattttaaggttgtcgcaaaaatcgcaaaaaaaattgctgaacggcggcaactagcaattttctgttgacacaatggtatgaacgtacttcatcgtagagacatgaaatttggtacacttgtagagctcaccaaaagactcagaacttacattgaatgttataagccaactatcacagaaagtcggccattttgtattgaacgtccattttttacctcgagtttgacgtttacagccttcgtatttgatcgaactcctcctagggatttcgattgatcgacttcaaactcggtcagtctgatcataaggcatgtttgatttaaagttatcaaattggtgagttttggagcatgctgaaggggggttagcaggggtcaaagttcacctactcgccatgaaacacgaaactcttatatttcctatataaaaacacatagagggaccaaactttcactgattgatcgtcatcgggtgtcctaaaataccctgtggtgaaatgatgacatcacttaggccacgccccctgagaacaggaagtgtcatgttttactgtgaacggtcgctatcttagccctttgacctcatcaacatgaaactgtgtccagagacagaagacatgttggtgtgttgaggattccaaccccgaccggctttgacatagcaggtgggcgtggcggcgtggcgaagtgacctgtaacgccgttgccatacgtttggctctgaattccacaatttcgggcccagctgctccaaactcactaggatggatccttatccacccaccgacaggaattcataacaaaatttggtgggcgtggcctaatttctctatagcgacccctagagtattttaaatgaacagccccaagccatgctttatcctagaattacgaaacttggtacatatgtgtatcttgtcgggacgtacaaaaaagtctcttagagccatgctctaaacccaacaggaagtcggccattttgtattgaaggtccattgtggacctcgagtttgacgtttacagcctttgcatttgatcgaactcctcctagggatttcggttgatcggcttcaaactcggtcagtctgatcataaggcatgtctgatttaaagttatcaaattggtgactgtatgagcttgctgaaggggggttaccaggggtcaaagttcacctactcgccatgaaacaccaaactcttatatatcctgcacagaaactcacagagacaccaaactttcagttattgatcatcaataggtgtcctaaaataccctgtggtgaaattatgacatcgcttaggcgacgccccctgagaacaggaagtgtcatgttttactgtgaacggtcgctatcttagccctttgacctaatcaacatgaaactgtgtgcagagacagaagacatgttggtgtgttgtggattcaagccctgaccggctgcgatgaagcagctgtgtgcggcggcatggcgaagtgacctgtaacgccgatgccatacgtttgcttctagattccacatgtttcgaccgagctgcactaaacttggcttgagtgatgctggtgtgatacctgaaaattctatgtcatcagattatgacgtcatctaagccccgccccctcagaacaggaagtgctatttttttccttggaaacattcatctatggctctcttgacctaatcaaggtgattctgtgttggatgacagataggaagttggtctcgcttgctttaaagtcccaacagttttcaatggcggcaacgccgttcgtatacgtttgcctctaccttccacatattttgaccgagctgcatcaaacttggcctgagtgatcctggaggcttgcccgtcaatcctacgtcatcacattatgacgtcatctaagccccgccccctcggaaccggaagtgccgtttttttccttggaaagctctgtttatggctctcttgacctaatcaaggtgattctgtgttggatgacagataggacgttggtctcgcttgctttaaagtgccaagagttttcaatggcggcaacgccgttcgtatacgtttgcctctacattccacatattttgaccgagccgcatcaaacttggcctgagtgatcctggtgggaggcccgtcgatcctacgtcatcatattatgacgtcatctaagccccgccccctcggaacaggaagtgccgtttttttccttggaaagctcgccCTAAACCATGCGAGAGCtcctgcggtggccggaacccccgcggtggccaataggccggagcggcgcttgctgcgagggccgcccgaggctgcttgcagctttaattttattcttattttttttgtttgtttgtttgttttttctttatgggGTCCTTCCTCTTGAAAAATGGCAGTATGGACATGGCAGAACCTCATCTTGAAGCCAAAGAAAAACCTGCTTAAAGCTCCAAAACCAACAGGGATGGCATTACAGGCGCTAAAATTGTTGCATGAATCATgttaacaaatgtatttttttttccctccgtTGTTTGATGTGGAAATGCTcctgttgtttaaaatgtttatatggAAATCAGTTAAAAGTGTTCAGCTGAAAGTATGACAGTGGCGGTTGTTGCACAAATGGTGCCCTGGGTGAGCCTCACAGGGAGCCATTCTAACGATCTCCCACtaacaaccaaaacacacaaaccacGACtctgatatttcttttttttttttaattctgttcgGTTTGGAATAATCGAGTTAAGCTCTGACACAGTCCACACGATCTCCCCGGCCTTGTCGTCATGGGCCAGGAAAGAATCACAAAATTAGTTATAATTTGCTAAAACGTACTTGGGGAGGGGGAATGCAATCAGGGGCTATTACTTGAATGTGGAGAGTGGTGGTAGTTGgagaaatcaaatcaaattgtgTTTGGGGCCCCATACAGACTCTGCAGAACATGAACAAAAATTCATCTCTTCAAATGACTTCCTCTTCCGTTTGAAGCTGTTAGTAGACTACCTTATCCCTTTGACAGCCCCGTGGTGGATGATATGCTGAACTGTTTCGATAATATTATCAGAGAGGGAAGAGAGGTGAAGGAGGAAATCAATAGCTTGACATGAAATATGACTGCAAACATCCCAATTACAGGCTGTTTAGAGGAAATTAATGAGGCAGATCTTAGATACAGACATTGGCCTGCCTCGTGCTTTGAGCTGCTTTATTTACAAGCTGTCATTAAATAGAAATTGATGTTTTCCTTAAACGTGACAGTAAAAGAAAGGTGTCTGAATTGGGAGGATTAGAAATTGAATGgcttgtaaaatgtatttttaagcgACACGCATGTGGAAGACGTCGTTTTCTACAGTAAAGGGCGTCTTCAGCACCCTGGACAGCAACTCTCAGCATTAACCCGACATGACAAGCTCTTCTTCAGAAAGcgactgcttttattttcagtgaacAAAGTCGAAACGCTCTCTTTCACTTCTTCAGAGAGAGCAGTGAatatgtgaaacttttttttcttcttcttttttttttaatagtgatTCTCATCTGCTGAGACTTAAATTATGCTTAATTAATAACATTTGCATGCTCATAGTAAAAGAGatcttgaaaaaaataaataataataataatcgcAGGCCTACTTTTTTGTTTCCCCTTCGAGTTGTAGACtgtaatttatacattttttcattaattattatttaattctgTGCGTGCGTTGgtttaaatgaatcaaactgaTCCGGATGTTTTACGTCTGTAACAGTTTATGAATacaggtaaaaataataaaacataaaggaaTCGTGGAGACTTAACAGGCTTATCCacctcgtttttttttttgtttgttttttgttttagtccgAAAAGAAGTCTTTATCTGTGAGTTAGTTACGTTAGGAGCAAAAAAGCTTGTTGATAGTTTTTGGGAAACTCATGGCACTGTCTTTGGGCGGGTCTTGGTGCTGCTGCAAGGCCGCCGCACTCCTCTCCGCCTCCAGCACGCTGCCTTTGGTGTTCGTGGTCCAGGAGACGGTCGTATTGGTCAGAGCCTGGCTCAAAGTGCTGTGCCTGAACAGGGGGTCGTGGAAAACCCCGTCCACCCAGTTCCTCAGCGTGGTGACCGGCGAGTCCTGCCGGTTGTCCAGGACGGTTACGGGGGAAGTGGCGGCGGGGGACTGGGTGAGTGAGGAGGGAGGCGCCTGGCACCTCAGCATGCAGGACGGATATTCAGTCTGGTTCAGGGACGTTGCTGTCTGTGCCAAAGACCAGATTCGAGGCTTGCCGTCTAATAATTGGTgaccctgctgctgctgagtgtAGCACGACTttgcctgctgctgctgctgcatgctgTCCGGCTGGAAGTCCTCCGGACTCGTTTTGATGCAGGTTTTACCCAAGTCCTGCTCCCCGCCGAGAGGCACCGGAACGGAGATCTTCAGAGACGCGTTCTTAATGAGGTGCTCGGCGGAGCAGTCGCTTGTCGTCGACATGTGCGTGTTCATGTGGTACCGATGCTTCATCTCACACTCAGAGCTTTCAGACTCGAGCGTGTCAAAATCGTCCAGGTCGCTCAGCTGGAGTTCCTTATCAGCTCGACTTCTGGTGTCTGCGAGGAAAGGGAGGAAaggagttattaaaaaaaaaaaaaaagagggttaAATTTACGTCGGGAAAAGAGCACAACAACGAGCCCGAGAATGTTTGATTTCACACGAATCATTATTTGAACCTACCACAATCACTGAGCCTATacgttaaaaataattttaaaagtctataacaaaagaaaataaaaataaaaatccttacCAAGATGATATCAAGACGTGTCCCTGTATACAAACTGCTTGCAACACAGTCTATGTACTCAAACTCTACTGCTTATATGCTAATAACATTTTTagccaacttttttttattttttggatgaCATAACTTTTGGAAATGAGCATTAAAGGTGTCACAgactttttatctttaaaactttattgaTATGAACGATGATAAAACCCTGTAACTTAGTGTACTGTGTTACCGTAACACTGTTTTAGTGagttttagcaaaacaaaacaccatcACTATGAACAAAAATGTCCTTTCTAATGGAAGTTgaattgagaaaaataaaaattgtccTTCAACACCAGTTATGTTGGGACCACTTTAAACAGCTAAGGCTACCCtgctcaataataaaaaagaacaacaacttTTACAATTTCCTTGTATATGTTCTAATCACCTTGGTGAAGTGGCAAGCATTAGAAAGCATGTATGTTATTTTAATGGTTAGTACACTGAATGTGTAGTTTCACAAAATAAAGCagagtcaacaacaaaaatcacattctcacatgcaaaaacaacaaaaagcttaATTTGATCTATTTCTTCCTGCTTAGATAATTAAGTTATATCATCTGAGCTTCATTGCATATTTCTGCTGAcgttaaaaagaaatgcattttcacATGCTTTTCCTAAATAATCCgtcttttattttacattctgcCAAGCAGCAAGACATCTTGACACTAACCATCATCAGTATTCTCGCTTTTTATCTGCCCCTCCTGAGacccctcctcatcctcatcatATCTCTTCTCCTCTGAGCCCTTGTTTCTGGGCGGCCACG contains:
- the LOC102233360 gene encoding iroquois-class homeodomain protein irx-4-B-like, producing MSYPQFGYPYSSAPQFLMTTNSLTTCCESTGRSIADSGVAASGQTPVYCPVYESRLLATARHELSSAAALGVYGSPYTGGQGYGNYVTYGTDASAFYSLGTFDTKDAAASAHAGITQATAYYPYDPTLGQYQYDRYGSMDGGTRRKNATRETTSTLKAWLQEHRKNPYPTKGEKIMLAIITKMTLTQVSTWFANARRRLKKENKMTWPPRNKGSEEKRYDEDEEGSQEGQIKSENTDDDTRSRADKELQLSDLDDFDTLESESSECEMKHRYHMNTHMSTTSDCSAEHLIKNASLKISVPVPLGGEQDLGKTCIKTSPEDFQPDSMQQQQQAKSCYTQQQQGHQLLDGKPRIWSLAQTATSLNQTEYPSCMLRCQAPPSSLTQSPAATSPVTVLDNRQDSPVTTLRNWVDGVFHDPLFRHSTLSQALTNTTVSWTTNTKGSVLEAERSAAALQQHQDPPKDSAMSFPKTINKLFCS